The following proteins come from a genomic window of Carassius gibelio isolate Cgi1373 ecotype wild population from Czech Republic chromosome B8, carGib1.2-hapl.c, whole genome shotgun sequence:
- the LOC127963654 gene encoding uncharacterized protein LOC127963654, with translation MNRPKRTWQQVKIKYKNILQNAVKKNTHRQGTGGGSPKADLTPAEDMALELNKGRPVLEGIPGGKETSIGSSQDATRFIQVSGSTVFLLEPPAQAPDDADPGESPSAAATAHDGDDDEEETISLDSRRHEDPDAIQWENQPGNISSQAIRKLYGNHLRRQIELADTDIQYKKKKLENLALESEIKKRTIRKLDLEIKKLERELQEDDTAQNKN, from the exons ATGAACAGGCCAAAACGGACATGGCAGCAGGTCAAAATCAAATACAAGAACATTCTGCAGAATG CAGTGAAAAAGAATACCCACAGACAAGGCACGGGTGGTGGGTCACCAAAGGCTGACCTTACCCCAGCAGAGGACATGGCCTTGGAGCTAAATAAAGGCAGGCCCGTCTTAGAGGGGATCCCTGGGGGGAAAGAGACGAGCATAGGTTCCTCCCAAGATGCCACCCGCTTCATTCAAG TGTCTGGCAGCACTGTGTTCCTGTTAGAGCCACCAGCACAAGCACCAGACGATGCTGATCCA GGTGAAAGTCCCAGTGCAGCAGCAACAGCACATGATggagatgatgatgaggaggagaccATCTCTCTGGATTCCAGAAGGCATGAG GACCCAGATGCTATACAGTGGGAAAACCAGCCTGGCAACATA AGCTCACAAGCTATCAGAAAGTTGTATGGCAACCACCTCCGGCGCCAAATAGAACTGGCAGACACAGACATTCAGTACAAGAAGAAAAAGCTAGAAAATCTTGCACTGGAGTCCGAAATAAAAAAGAGGACAATTAGGAAACTGGaccttgaaataaaaaaacttgagcGGGAG CTCCAAGAAGATGACACAgctcaaaataaaaattag
- the LOC127964181 gene encoding putative nuclease HARBI1: MACPFLRDVLDEETLVLRRAFRRERVFRDRLDPLAFPDDHLYERYRFSADGIRYLCRLLGPRIKHRTARSHALSVEQMVCVALRFFASGAFLYSVGDAEQLNKATICRTIRSVCLAIKALADVFISFPGHRRLSDMKEEFYRIAGFPNVIGAVDCTHIRIKAPSGAHEADFVNRKSFHSINVQMVFNADCVISNVVAKWPGSVHDSRIFRASEIYQCLSQGEFSGVLLGDRGYGCQPFLLTPFTDPQEAQQAYNHAHARTRARVEMTFGLLKARFHCLHKLRVNPVRACDITVACAVLHNVACLRKERAPRVPPAMDWDNPAIFPDDDSGRLLRDQYVLNYFS; this comes from the exons ATGGCATGCCCATTCTTGCGAGATGTGTTGGATGAAGAAACACTTGTGCTGAGGAGAGCCTTCAGGCGAGAAAGGGTCTTCAGGGACCGGTTGGACCCACTGGCCTTCCCTGATGACCATCTATATGAAAGATACAGGTTTTCTGCAGATGGCATCAGGTATCTATGCAGACTACTGGGTCCCAGGATTAAGCACCGCACTGCACGGAGCCATGCACTGAGTGTGGAGCAAATGGTTTGTGTGGCCTTGCGCTTTTTTGCTAGTGGAGCCTTCCTGTACTCAGTGGGGGATGCAGAACAGCTGAACAAGGCCACAATTTGCCGCACAATAAGGAGTGTGTGTCTGGCTATCAAAGCATTAGCAGATGTCTTCATCTCCTTCCCTGGCCACAGAAGACTCAGTGACATGAAAGAGGAGTTCTATAGGATTGCAG GTTTCCCCAATGTCATTGGTGCAGTGGACTGCACACACATAAGAATAAAAGCCCCCTCAGGTGCCCATGAGGCGGATTTTGTGAATCGGAAATCCTTTCACAGCATTAATGTTCAG ATGGTCTTCAATGCTGACTGTGTGATCAGCAATGTTGTGGCGAAATGGCCTGGCTCAGTCCATGACTCCAGAATCTTTCGGGCCTCTGAAATCTATCAGTGCCTATCACAAG GTGAATTCTCTGGTGTGTTGCTGGGAGACCGGGGGTATGGCTGCCAGCCTTTTCTCCTGACACCTTTCACAGACCCCCAGGAAGCACAGCAGGCCTACAACCATGCCCATGCCAGGACCAGGGCCAGAGTTGAAATGACCTTTGGCCTCCTGAAGGCACGCTTTCACTGCCTTCACAAATTAAGGGTCAACCCTGTTAGGGCATGTGATATTACTGTGGCTTGTGCTGTCCTCCACAATGTGGCCTGCCTGAGGAAGGAGAGGGCCCCCAGAGTGCCACCAGCCATGGACTGGGACAATCCGGCAATCTTCCCTGATGACGACAGTGGTCGGCTGCTGAGGGACCAATATGTGTTGAATTATTTTAGTTAG